From the genome of Candidatus Binatia bacterium:
CCTCATCACGCACAGCCTGATGGACCAGCGCTGCGACGTCACCGAGGCGGAGATGATCTACAAGGCGCTGAAAGCGCTCCGGCGCGAGGTGGAGATGGTCCTCTTCCCGGAGGAGAGCCACGGCCTCTCGCGGAAGGGAACGCCGTCGCGCCGCGTGGCGCGCATGCACCTCATGCGCGACTGGTTCGTCCGGTACCTCGCGCCCGAGGGCGCGCCGGCTCCCGTGAGCGGCGTGGCCACGTCGGCCGAGCCGGCGATGGCGGGCGCGCGGCAGAACGCCGCCCGGTAAGCGGCGCCACGGGAGGGGCGGGGTCACGATGAAGCGTACGCGTGGAGCTTAAGGGGAGGACGGTCCTCCTCACCGGGGCGAGCGGCGGCATCGGAAGGCCTGCGGCGCTCCGTCTTTCCGCGGCGGGCGCGCGCGTGGCGCTCTTCGCCCGGACCGAGGCTCCGATCCATGCGCTCGCGGCCGAAGTGGCCGCGGCCGGAGGCGAAGCCCTCGCCATTTCGGGCGATGTGACCCGTCCCGACGACTGCGCCCGCGCCGTGGCCGCGGCCACGGACCGCTTCGGAGCGCTGGACGCCCTGGTGAACAATGCCGGCGTCGGCTACCTGCGCGGGCTGGCCGAGGCGACCGAGGAGGAGATCGGCCGGATGGTCGACGTGAATCTCCTCGGGACGATCCGGATGACGCGCGCGGCGCTGCCCGCCCTTCTCGGGCGGCCCGGCGCCGCGATCGTGAACATCGGCTCCATGGCGGGTCGGGTCGCGCCGGTCCACTACGGCTACTACAGCGCCACCAAGTTCGCGATCTCGGGACTCACCGAATCGTGGCGCCGCGAGCTGGGTCCGCGCGGCATCCGCGTGACGCTGCTCCTTCCGGCCGCGGTCGAGACCCCCTTCGTGGATCGCGCCGGCCGCGCGCGGGCGCTGGGGACCGGCCCCGCCGGAACGATGCTCCGCCCCGAGCAGGTCGCCGATGCGCTCGTTGGGGCGCTTCGCCGGAATCCCCCGGATCGCTACGTCCCTTCCTGGAACCGCGCGTTCGCGTGGGTGAATCTCATCTTCCCCGGCATTTCGGACCGCGTGATGAACGCGCTCTTCCGGTATCCTGATAGGGAACGATGACCACCTCCCATCCGGAATTCGGAAGCTCGGCCGAGGCCAGGGCCGCCTGGCGACGCTCGACTTCCGGCGCTCCGGCAACCGCACGCCGGAAACGCATCGCGCTGAGCCTCTCCGGCGGCGGCCTGACCGGCGCCTATTACGAGATCGGCTGTCTCGCCGCCCTCGACGACTTCCTGGGCTTCGATTTCTCCAGCACCGGCTTCGACATCTACATCGGGGTGAGCGCCGGCGCGACGGTGGCCGGGCTGCTGGCGAAGGGGATCCCGATCCGGAAGATCTACTGGGCGCTCCTCACCAATTCCGATCCCTCGCTCCACTTCAAGCGGGGCGACATGTACGACGTGAACCGCTGGGCGATCCTCTTCTCCGGGATCAAGATCGGACTGTCGCTGCCCGGCTACTTCCTGGACTGCCTGGGGCAGCGGGTCCGCCCCTCGCCGTTCGAGTTCATGCATTACGTCGAGGAGCGTCTCCCCGCCGGACTCTTCGCGCTCGACAACTATCAGAAGTTCTTCGCGAAGGTGCTGGAGGCGCACGGCAAGACCGACAGCTTCGCCGACATCGAGCGCGAGCTCTACATCCCGGCGACCGATCTCGACCTGGGAACCCGGCGCGTCTTCGGCGCCGTCGACGCCGAGAACGTGCCGCTTTCGCACGCCGTCGCCGCCTCCTCGGCCATCCCGCTCTTCTTCCGTCCCTTCAAGGTGGAGGGCCGCGACTACATCGACGGCTCGACGGGGAAGGTGGCGCACCTGGACGTGGCGATCAAGGCGGGGGCCTCGACCATCCTCATCATCAACCCGCTGGTCAACATCTCGAACGACCAGGAGGCGGTCTGCATCCCGCGGCGGGACGGAAAGTGCGCGCGGATCAAGGAGAAGGGGATGTCCTTCATCCACGACCAGGCTTCGCGCATCGAAACGAGAGTGCGCCTGGACGGCGAGATCCGCCGCTACCAGGCCGAGTTTCCGGAGGTGAAGATGTACCGGATCGAGCCCTCCTCCAGCGAGGTGATCCTCTTCCTGCACAACACCATGAGCGTTCAGGAGCGGGAGGCGATCCTCCGCTACGGCTATACCTCGATGACGTCGATCTTGAAGCGGCGCCGCGCCGTGATCCAGGAGCTGATGCAGTTCCACGGCCTGAATCCCGCGGACGAGGCCCTCGCCGGAGGCTGAGCGGAGAAGCGCCCCCGCCCGCGCCGCTCATCGCCATGGCTCCGCACCCCATCCATCAGCGCCTCGAGCGCGGCGAGCTGGTCCTTCTGGACGGCGCGCTCGGAACCGAGCTGGAGCGCCGCGGCGTCGCCACGCCGCTTCCCCTCTGGAGCGCGCAGGCGATCCTGGACGCGCCCGGCACGCTGCGCGAAGTGCACGAAGACTACGCGCGCGCCGGCGCCGACGTGCTCGCCGCCGCGACCTTCCGGACCACGCCGCGCGTGATGGCCAAAGCGGGACGTCCCGCGGCCGACGCCGACCGGCTTACCGGTGAGGCGATCCGCATCGCGGCGGAGGGGCGGGATCGCGCCGCCGCCGGCCGTCCGGTCTGGATCGGCGGCTCGATGGGACCGCTGGAAGACTGCTATCGGCCGGAAGACGCGCCTTCCCGCGAGGCGATGGAGCGCGAGCACGCCGGACAGGCGCTAAGGCTCCAGAGCGCGGGCGCCGACCTGCTCCTTCTCGAGACCTTCAACCGGATCGACGAGGCGGAGGCCGCCGCGCGCGCCGCCCGCGCGACCGGACTGTCGTTCACGGTGAGCTTCGTGTGCCGGGGAGGCGCCCGGCTCTTCTCGGGCGAGCCGCTCGCCGACGCCGTCCGCGCCGTCGAGCCGCTCGGGCCCGCCGCGGTCCTCGTGAACTGCACGCCGCTCGACGAGACCGCCGCCTGCCTCGACGTCATGAGCCGTGCGGCCCACGTTCCGTTCGGCTGCTATCCCAACGCGGGCTTGGTGGGACCCACCGGCGCCTGGAGCTTCGATCCCTCCGTCACCCCCGAGCGCTTCGCGGCGCTCGCCAGGGACTGGCTCCGGCTCGGCGCGCAGGTGCTCGGGGGCTGCTGCGGCACCTCGCCCGAGCACATCCGGGCCCTCCGCGAGTCGCTCCCGCTGGTGCTGGTCGAATGAGCGCGCCCGAGCTCCGCCCTGCCGCCAGCACGATCCTGATCTGCCGCGAGGGCGGGCTCAAGCTCGTCTGGGTGCGCCGCTCCGAGGCCAATCCGTTTCTCGGCGGCTTTCACTCCTTCCCGGGCGGCCGCTACGCGCACGAGGATGGACCGCTGGGCGGGGATCCGGACGAGAACCTGCGCACCATGGCCCGCTGCGCCGCGCGCGAGGCGTTCGAGGAAACGGGACTGCTGGTGGGGTTTCACGGGTCGCCGCCGCAGGTGGAGGAGCAGCGGCGCCACCGGCGCGACGTGCTCGACGGCAAGACGGCCTTCTGGGACACGGTCGAACGGCGATGGGGACTTCGCTTCGACCCCGCGCGCTACGTGCCGTGCGGCCGCTGGATTACGCCGCACTTCAGCCGCGCGCGCTTCAACACGAACTTCTTCCTGATCGACATGCCGGAGGCGAGCGAGCCCGACGTCTGGCCGGGCGAGCTGGAGTCGGGCGCCTGGGTGGATCCCGCCGTCGCGCTCAAGATGTGGGACGAGGACCGCATCGTGCTCGCGATGCCCACGCTGTACGTCATCCAGCGGCTCGCGGAGGGCGGGCACGGCCTGCCGGGGCGCCTCTACGACATTCCCGAGGCGAACGGCGTCCCCTCGCGCTACGTCCACGTGCGCCCCGCGATCACGATGATTCCCATGAAGAGCGAGACGCTCCCGCCGGCCACGCACACCAACGCCGTGGTCGTGGGGGACGGCGACGTCGTGATCGTCGACCCCGGCAGCGACGATCCGGACGAGCTGGAAGCGCTGCATCAAGTGGTCGAGGAGGCGGAGGGCTTGCGCGGGCGCGTCGTCGCCATCCTGCTCACGCACCGCCACCGCGACCACTTCGCCGGCGTCGAGGCGGTGCGGGCGCGTTATGCCTGCCCCGTCTGGGCCCACGCCGACGTCGCCGAGCGGATCCCCATCGACCGCGCGCTCGCCGAGGGGGACCGGATCGAGCTTCCCGGCCGCCATCCGCGCCGGCTCTGCGTCCTGGCCACGCCGGGCCATTCGCGCTCCCACCTCGCCTTCTTCGAGGAGACCTCGCGCACGCTGATCGCCGGCGACGTGGTCTCGGGGCTGGGCACGGTGATCATCGCGCCGCCCGACGGAAACCTCCGCGACTACCTGGCCACCCTGGAGCGGCTCCGGCGCATCGGCATCACGGCGCTCATTCCCGGACACGGCGCGCCCAACCGCGGCGTGGCGCGGATGCTGGACGCGCTGATCGAGCACCGGCGGCTCCGCGAGGGAAAGATCCTGCGCGCGCTGGAGGCGGGACCGTTGAGCGAGGAGGACCTCCGGCTCCGCGTCTACGACGACACGCCCGCGGCCGATCCCGCGCTCTCCGCGCGGACGCTGCTCGCGCATCTGGAGAAGCTGGAAGAAGAGGGGCGCGTGGCGCGCGAGGAGGGTGTCGTGCGAGCGGCAGGGTCGTCATGAGCCTCGAGCCCGTGCGCGCGGCAGGGTTGCCATGAGCATCGAGCCTCGGCGCTTGGCGGGAGCACGATGAGCCTCGACTTCACCCCCGAGCTCTCGATCCCGATCCTCGAGCGGACCCCCGCGGCGCTCCGCGCGCTGCTGTCGGGACTGCCGGAGGCATGGCTGCGCGCCACCGACGGGCC
Proteins encoded in this window:
- a CDS encoding SDR family oxidoreductase, giving the protein MELKGRTVLLTGASGGIGRPAALRLSAAGARVALFARTEAPIHALAAEVAAAGGEALAISGDVTRPDDCARAVAAATDRFGALDALVNNAGVGYLRGLAEATEEEIGRMVDVNLLGTIRMTRAALPALLGRPGAAIVNIGSMAGRVAPVHYGYYSATKFAISGLTESWRRELGPRGIRVTLLLPAAVETPFVDRAGRARALGTGPAGTMLRPEQVADALVGALRRNPPDRYVPSWNRAFAWVNLIFPGISDRVMNALFRYPDRER
- a CDS encoding MBL fold metallo-hydrolase, coding for MSAPELRPAASTILICREGGLKLVWVRRSEANPFLGGFHSFPGGRYAHEDGPLGGDPDENLRTMARCAAREAFEETGLLVGFHGSPPQVEEQRRHRRDVLDGKTAFWDTVERRWGLRFDPARYVPCGRWITPHFSRARFNTNFFLIDMPEASEPDVWPGELESGAWVDPAVALKMWDEDRIVLAMPTLYVIQRLAEGGHGLPGRLYDIPEANGVPSRYVHVRPAITMIPMKSETLPPATHTNAVVVGDGDVVIVDPGSDDPDELEALHQVVEEAEGLRGRVVAILLTHRHRDHFAGVEAVRARYACPVWAHADVAERIPIDRALAEGDRIELPGRHPRRLCVLATPGHSRSHLAFFEETSRTLIAGDVVSGLGTVIIAPPDGNLRDYLATLERLRRIGITALIPGHGAPNRGVARMLDALIEHRRLREGKILRALEAGPLSEEDLRLRVYDDTPAADPALSARTLLAHLEKLEEEGRVAREEGVVRAAGSS
- a CDS encoding patatin-like phospholipase family protein, producing the protein MTTSHPEFGSSAEARAAWRRSTSGAPATARRKRIALSLSGGGLTGAYYEIGCLAALDDFLGFDFSSTGFDIYIGVSAGATVAGLLAKGIPIRKIYWALLTNSDPSLHFKRGDMYDVNRWAILFSGIKIGLSLPGYFLDCLGQRVRPSPFEFMHYVEERLPAGLFALDNYQKFFAKVLEAHGKTDSFADIERELYIPATDLDLGTRRVFGAVDAENVPLSHAVAASSAIPLFFRPFKVEGRDYIDGSTGKVAHLDVAIKAGASTILIINPLVNISNDQEAVCIPRRDGKCARIKEKGMSFIHDQASRIETRVRLDGEIRRYQAEFPEVKMYRIEPSSSEVILFLHNTMSVQEREAILRYGYTSMTSILKRRRAVIQELMQFHGLNPADEALAGG
- a CDS encoding homocysteine S-methyltransferase family protein, whose translation is MAPHPIHQRLERGELVLLDGALGTELERRGVATPLPLWSAQAILDAPGTLREVHEDYARAGADVLAAATFRTTPRVMAKAGRPAADADRLTGEAIRIAAEGRDRAAAGRPVWIGGSMGPLEDCYRPEDAPSREAMEREHAGQALRLQSAGADLLLLETFNRIDEAEAAARAARATGLSFTVSFVCRGGARLFSGEPLADAVRAVEPLGPAAVLVNCTPLDETAACLDVMSRAAHVPFGCYPNAGLVGPTGAWSFDPSVTPERFAALARDWLRLGAQVLGGCCGTSPEHIRALRESLPLVLVE